One region of Candidatus Saccharibacteria bacterium genomic DNA includes:
- a CDS encoding DDE-type integrase/transposase/recombinase — MTEKQLLVYGARIRLGWFRKAEELGNVAAACRFYGIPRRTYYYWHSRWVSQGKALTSLYDMPRTPKSHTNDADDEVVSLVVQLRLGLGYGENALAHVLRRDYGVATSVHGVHNILSRAKLLEERKKKVRKTRQLSDREYYPGEVGQMDVKHWKRKGYQYDIVDCATRIKYKRIYPGCDPATTVDFLEHAVRFFDPAFRFKGIQTDNGTEFTYDHLPQVRPETECPTVRWLREHGIEHLRIPPSSPHLNGRVERPHGVDKDRYKRLTTNSHTLVELREFCNEDCLDYNFYRPHSMLDMMTPIEYLQSLKGYEQATVDTSVLDVR, encoded by the coding sequence ATGACAGAGAAACAATTGCTCGTGTATGGAGCACGGATTCGTTTAGGGTGGTTTCGTAAAGCCGAAGAACTCGGGAATGTTGCGGCAGCCTGCCGGTTCTACGGCATTCCTCGACGAACATATTACTACTGGCATAGTCGCTGGGTGAGTCAGGGCAAAGCCCTGACGAGCCTGTACGATATGCCTCGTACGCCAAAGAGCCACACTAATGACGCCGATGACGAGGTAGTGAGTCTCGTCGTGCAGCTTCGCCTTGGTCTTGGTTACGGCGAAAATGCTCTTGCGCATGTCCTCAGGCGGGATTACGGCGTCGCCACATCTGTGCACGGTGTCCACAACATCCTGAGCCGAGCAAAGTTACTAGAAGAGCGCAAAAAGAAGGTACGCAAAACCCGCCAGCTCAGTGACCGTGAGTATTACCCGGGCGAAGTCGGACAGATGGATGTCAAACATTGGAAGCGCAAAGGCTACCAGTATGACATCGTCGACTGTGCTACGAGGATAAAATACAAACGGATCTATCCTGGATGCGACCCTGCGACAACGGTAGATTTTCTTGAGCATGCGGTCAGGTTCTTTGACCCAGCTTTCAGGTTCAAAGGGATTCAGACCGACAATGGCACAGAGTTCACCTACGACCATTTGCCGCAAGTGAGACCGGAAACAGAGTGCCCGACTGTCCGGTGGCTCAGAGAACATGGGATTGAGCACCTCCGCATCCCGCCGTCATCGCCACATCTCAACGGTCGAGTCGAGCGACCGCACGGAGTAGACAAGGATAGATACAAACGGCTAACAACGAATTCGCACACACTTGTCGAATTAAGAGAGTTTTGTAACGAAGATTGTCTCGACTACAACTTTTACCGACCGCATAGTATGCTAGACATGATGACACCGATTGAATACCTGCAAAGCTTGAAGGGTTACGAGCAGGCGACGGTGGATACTAGTGTGCTAGATGTTCGGTAG